The Listeria sp. PSOL-1 genome includes a region encoding these proteins:
- a CDS encoding AbrB/MazE/SpoVT family DNA-binding domain-containing protein produces MKSTGMVRKIDELGRIVIPIEIRRTLYLNVKDPMEIFIDNENIILKKYNTGMVCDVTGESSTENKSFLNGKLTLSKDGADELIAEIKQQFNEK; encoded by the coding sequence ATGAAATCAACAGGAATGGTGCGCAAAATTGATGAATTAGGCAGAATCGTTATCCCAATTGAAATCAGACGCACACTCTATTTAAATGTGAAAGACCCTATGGAAATCTTCATTGACAATGAAAATATTATTTTGAAAAAGTATAATACGGGAATGGTTTGTGATGTGACCGGTGAATCTTCCACAGAGAACAAAAGCTTTCTTAATGGAAAGCTAACTTTAAGCAAAGATGGCGCAGATGAACTTATTGCCGAAATTAAACAACAATTTAATGAAAAATAA
- a CDS encoding GRP family sugar transporter: MNILIALVPALMWGVMPLVVSKIGGEPKQQIIGTTIGAFIFAVFIFFFISPHYTVTILIASFVSGAFWSLGQMNQFRAFTQVGVSKTMPLSTGMQLLGTSLFGVFAFHEWGTNAKLALGFSALALIILGIFLTSYQQNKENAEQNMKKGMITLLISTVGYVGYVVVTRWFDISGWDAILPQAVGMVIGALVLSIKSKGKRLDKRTFLNLIPGVMWATGNLALLFANRLVGVATGFSLSQMGVIISTIGGILFLGEKKTRRELILVILGVILVIVGGVMIGIAKS; encoded by the coding sequence ATGAATATTCTTATTGCGCTTGTCCCTGCGTTAATGTGGGGTGTTATGCCGCTTGTTGTTTCCAAGATTGGTGGAGAACCAAAACAGCAAATCATTGGAACGACGATAGGGGCATTTATTTTTGCGGTATTCATTTTCTTTTTCATAAGTCCGCATTATACAGTAACAATTTTGATTGCAAGTTTTGTTTCTGGGGCATTTTGGAGTCTTGGACAAATGAATCAATTTCGTGCTTTTACACAAGTAGGTGTTTCGAAAACAATGCCGCTTTCTACAGGGATGCAACTGCTTGGAACATCGTTATTTGGCGTTTTTGCATTTCATGAGTGGGGAACGAATGCGAAATTAGCTCTTGGTTTCTCTGCACTTGCTTTAATTATTCTTGGGATTTTCTTAACAAGTTATCAGCAAAATAAAGAAAACGCGGAACAAAATATGAAAAAGGGAATGATTACATTGCTCATTTCCACAGTGGGTTATGTGGGTTATGTAGTCGTAACACGGTGGTTTGATATTAGTGGTTGGGATGCAATCTTACCGCAAGCTGTTGGTATGGTCATTGGAGCCTTAGTTCTGTCGATTAAAAGTAAAGGCAAAAGGCTTGATAAACGCACTTTTCTTAACCTTATTCCTGGTGTTATGTGGGCGACGGGGAACTTGGCATTATTATTTGCCAATCGCTTAGTAGGTGTTGCCACAGGATTCTCACTATCCCAAATGGGGGTTATCATTTCAACAATCGGTGGGATTTTATTCTTAGGAGAAAAGAAAACAAGAAGAGAGCTTATATTAGTTATTCTCGGTGTTATCTTAGTCATTGTTGGCGGCGTAATGATCGGTATTGCTAAAAGCTGA